The window AGGCGTCGCTCTAAATTTGGATCAATTCGGCCTTCTGGTTTAtcttaaaatattcaaaaattgaAATGATCTTTTACATTAAGATATTTGTTGAATTTGGAATGGAAAAATCGCCAACTAAACTCTAATCTTATATATCCACCAATTAACAACGACATATCACTGTCCATTTAAAAAGCTAGTTTAACTATTTCTaaccattataaatattattaatttatttaaattaaaatatataaatatgaaatACCTATAACTGTTCCTAGTAATTTCATGAAATTAAGAAATATTTGGAGGTTTAATGTAAATTAGAATTTCAATGCGTAAGTaacttaaaataaatttttagattTATGTGACACGTACTTGAACATTAGTTCAGAGAGATAAGTACAAAAATGACATGCGATCCGTATAATCACATGCTCTGTATGCCATTCAAGCATGCATATACGTGAATAAACCCAATGTAATTGGGTAGAACAGTGCCAATTAGGGTTATCTTTTTGCAACATTCTTCAATACCAGCTTCTTAGGGCTTCTTTCTCAAACCAAGAGACTGTTGGTGATCACAAGCAATCAATAAATCATAACATAAAAGAACTATTCTTTCCAGTACATGTAGGCTCAAAATTTCGTGCTTGAGCTGCTGCTCTGTTGTGACAAATAATACAATGCATGAAATCAatttgcatacatagatcttcgaTCCACCAGACATCCTACAAGAATACTGTGACCAAAATATTCAGCACTGAGCTGAGAAGTAAATATTGACCAGATGTTCAAAAAGTTGTGTTGCCAGAACTAGAGATGCTAGAAGTTCTTGCAGAATATAATAAGCATTACTGCATGCTGGAATAATACTCATGGTCAAACATCAGTAGTAGCTATCAAACTTTCTGTGCAGGTGAGTTGGCGACAGAAACCAAATTAGCCAGTTGGTTTATTCATATTAGGAAGCATGAGGGTAATGCATGTCCCAAGAAGGATAAACTATACAGAAATGCTAACGGGAAGGTTCTCTGTTTTGTTACAAAGATGTGTAGTAACTAAAAACTAATTATATTTAAAGATCTTAATTTCATAAAACAGCCCCAGAAAACAaggcaaaagaaaataaaactaaTCACCAGGATACAACTATGCAAATTGAGTCATAGTGAAATTATTAACCATGATGTGACAGGAAATGGCAATTCTAAAGTGATCTTCAGAATGGAACAGTGTACATGTCACAATAATTAAGCCTAAAGTAAATCAAAATTAAgagttatacatatatatatatatatacaaatacatatatatcggATGAATATCTCAACGACATAAGGCTTATAGACCATTGAATATGTGCAATATGTATAAAATTTTCTTTGAAGTCTTAAGATCTGAATAATCTCTTTAATATTTCATATACGAATCTGAAGTATTTTTCTGAATGGAAATTGTTTTTCTGAATGATTATTATGCTTCTGGTaatgttatatttatatttatcataGGTTTTTTTGAggctatatatttttaatatatattgttGGAATAATGTCTAACACATCCACGTTTTGTCGTGACCTACTTTTCAAAATTGTTAAGTTGGCATGTTCACATTATATCATGTTATGTCAaagtatatatattaaaaaaagttgAAAGTTGAAAGTTGAAAGGTGTAATTTCAACTTAGATCAACCCACATCTTTTCTGCCTATAGTTTCGTTGTACTTCAAAATTTAGGCAGCATTTCTGACACAAGatccaaaaaacataattgcTTCTTTATTCTTTAAGTCCTTATAAAAGACTGAGATTATGagatgaaagaaagaaataaaaatggaGGAAGGAAACTATATATTCCTCTTAAAAAGCCAGTCTTCCATGGTATTCAGTAGTTTGTGCTAAAAATTAATTAGACACATGCTATGTACAAATGGATGACTTTCTAGAATagaaacataaaactgcatacCATTTTTCAAGCttgagaaaagaaaaataaaactacTCAATGTCATGCCTATATAGTGAAGAATTAAGGTGAAGGGTTTATTAGCATATATTCATGAATTAATCAATATTGTCAGATATCTCTATATCGCTGGAATTCCATTCAAATACAAACACAGCTCatcacagaaagttataagttggTTAACTAGAGACCAAAATTGATTATCTTCAATAAGGAAGGAACCCTGTTTCAATCACAGGCAGATCACTAGACATAATGGTTTTGATCATATTGTTTCTGTAGGCAATAGAGTAACAGATTATAATTTCCAACTGAATGTGATAATACATATTGAACATGACCATACCTAAAATTCTTATTCAGTTTCAGAGTTGACACTAGCAAACAAGCAAGCCCCTTAACACTGAAACTTCTATAAATAAGCATCTGCCTGTATGGCATTCAGGTGCAAAATGACAATATGTAAAGAATTGAGATACACAAAAAACATGGAATCACACAGAGCTTCCACTTCATTTAGCAACAACACTTTATATTTACCATCATGTGTCGTTAAATTGTGTTGTATATTTTTAATTACTTCAAACAAGACATACCAGTAtccctaagtaatcacatatCACACTAAATGATTTTGTCCGATGTTACATGTACTTGCCAAATCTGGAAAATGAAGTGTTGGTGCTAAAACTAGGAATCTGACGGCTACGACATGAATCAATCAGCCATTTCATTCAAACCATACCTGAAATGCTAATGTTCTCTAGTCTAAAAGGGAAAAGAATGGTAACAATCTCGAATGAGACATACCTGAGTGTTTCATTCTTGGTGTGCACTTTATGTATGTATTCTCTGCTCAAGTATATAAATCCTATGGTGATTGATGACTTTCCAACCTCAAATTACTGAGTTCATTCGCTTCTAAAAGATATTCTGGTTGCAAACTCATCATTGTCTTCTGAGAAAACATCAATGAATTTCATCAATAATTCCAAAAGATTTGGTTTCTCCTGTATTGTTTTTTTAGATATATTGCTAGGAGCTTTGAATATGTCCAATCCCTCTGCCTTGTGGATTTTAATAGAGCCTCGGAGTTTGAATGGAAATCACCCTTACCAAAGACCTCAAAAACTAGCGGATCAGTTAACATAATTGGAGTGGCCTCAACATCCAATTTTCCTAATTCAAAGGAAATATTTCTTGCAAGCCTTCTCTCCAAGAAGGCATCCACAATGCAACCATATGTAACAAGATCTGGTATGACACGCTTATACCTCATGTGCTGGATGCTCAAATGGAGATCCCAGAACATAGACATCCTTGAATATGCCAATGCTCTGATATTGAACGTTGATATATCAGGTGAGAAACCAGCATCCAACATACCAAGAAACTCTCTTTGCAAGCTTTTCATTTTAAAATTTGCAGCATAAGATAGCAAAAGTAGGTTCCACAGAAGATTTCCCACATTCCGTCTGCCAAGACCTACATCCCGAAGAAATTCACCAAATTTATAGAATTGTCTTTGGTTTATGTACGCAGATGCCATCGCTCGGATCGCTCCCTTCTCAATCAGAATTCTTGATTTCTTCAAGCGCTCATATGCAGATTCCatatcttccaatgaaccatataTGCTGTAATACTTAACATAAGCGTTGCCACTTACAGAGTTAACTTTAAAACCTCTTGAGACCATTTCTTTTACAGCTTCCTCCATCAACCGAAGCTGGCCAGCTTTCCCAAAACAAGAGACAGCCATCGTGTAAACCTCAGGACCGAAGCCAAAATTTCTGAGGGTGGTCTCATGGACAATCCTGGTTATCTCATCAAACTGGCCCATCTGGGCATAGGCCTTCATCAGATCCCAGATGACCTCGATGCGCGGCTCGAACGAGCTGTTTATGATCTCACCCCACAAAACCTGGGCTTGCATGAAGAAGCCATTTTTAGCATAACAAAGCATCAAACCCGAGAGGACATCACAACCAGGCTTAAATCCTTTGGATTTCAATTCATTTACGAGTTGAAATGCAATGTCAGGTTCTTCGTTCACAATCACGGCCTTGACTAACGCGGCGTAGTCCTTGTTGCCAAGAAATCGATCATTCAGGGATCTTCCATGGATCATCTGTTATCAATGCGTGAACCCAAACCATCAATTCAAGTGTCGAATATGCTACTGACGCAATGGGATTTCTTTTGTTTCAGAAGAGGATTAGGCTCTGGACAAAGAGGACCGGTTACTCAGTGGAATCGCCCGATTCGACCTTACGAGTGGGGATGGATCGAAGAAGAGGGGATGGGGAATTGAAGACGGAAGACGAGATGGTACCTTCCGATTCGGTGGTCCTCGACGCAGCGGAGGAACCCAGGAACGGCGGGACGCGGAGGCCCGAGGGAGGAAGATGGGAGGGGGAGAAGCGGCACAGAGGCGGGGATGCAGGGGTTGAGTAGCCATCGGCGGTGTCGACGAGTCGAGACGAGTGGGAAAGAGATAAGCTCGTGGGCCGAGCGTTGCGTCACGCTCTTCCCCATGACTACCGCCAAGGAGGGACATTTCTCCTCACGGGTTCGGATCCACATCCATTTCGACACCCGATCCATGTCTGATCCGCTTCAAATTCTGTGCACGTTAGGAACGGTGGGATTTATAATCTAATGTATTTCATAAACGTAAAATTTAGTTGCCATcttaagttttatttttatttttatttaactaaTTTTAGAAATGCCCTTTTCATTGTGTCGGTCGATAACTGCTTCATAATGTTCCTAAGGTGCTTTAAGATTCGTGTAAAAGCACTTGGCATTTTATTATACACTCGGAACCTAGTCTTTTTAATtggaggaatatatatatatatatatatatatatatatatatatatatatatatatatatatatatatatatataaggtggcACTTGACCTTGTGCCGTTTTTTTTGGCGTCAAGAAAAAAGCAATTCCGTTTCCCTCCGAGTAGCATGGACGAGATGTTGAAGCCCCTTCCCATTACCACGAATCGAGAGATCAAGGAGCTGGAGAGGAACGGGGAGGAAGAACACCAGGATCTCCAACGAGGAGACAAGGTAATGAGTTCGATCCTGTGCTTTCACCTCGATCTTCTCTCTTGCGTCGAGTTCTTGAACGCTTCCGATCTCCTGTGTGGGTTTGCACGTTCCAATGATCTGTTGCAATGCTGTGGAACGAAAGAACGAGGAGCCCTCAAGCGACAAGGAGAATGAGCAGAAGAAGCTTGAAGATGAATGAAGGCAAGGTAACACACTTAGATCAAACTAACCTCACCTCTTCTCTTGACTTGCTTCAAGTTCTTGGAACCATTTCTTGAATGCTTTTGATCTCTTCTCTTGGTTTGCTTAGAGTTCTTGAAGTGAGATAGGGATAATATTGGCACCGTTCAACTCCCTTTGTCATCCGACCCCCCTCATTAATGCTTTTGCATTCATAACTGACAGTAAGTCACCCTCATTAATGTCTCTCGGTAATGTATGTTTGAATTGCTCGGTGCTCAGATATAAAAATCACGCCCCAAGCTAAGTGCCAAGGGAGGGCCACGTAGACAAAAACCTCTTTCCTCTCTCATTTACATAGCTCATACTGCTATCTTCCCTCCCCTCTACCTTTCACTGACTTAAATATTGAAGGGGTTGAGCCGAGACATCCCTTGCACCGACTTGTTGTGCAGGATGATTGACAGCTAGGAGGTGACCCTATAGTTAGAAGATGACTCGACAGCCTAGGGACGAGTCCCTTGCTCACCTTGTAAGAAGCACTCCTAAGCGCTAGCATCAAGGATTCAGGCCTTTGTAGCCCTATAGCCCTATGTCATCCTTTACAGTAAGGGAGACCTCCATTCCTCTACCCAGCCTCTCCATTCCAAGGCCATATCAACCTTGACGAACCAtccccccaacaaacctctctcatCAGTCTGCCATATTGGCACTCTATATTAGTGAGAAGGAGACACTAGAATGAGTCTGTACCTTCGGTAATGAACCAATTGGGCTGATTGACTAATCGATGGTATACATGACATATCATTTTGGTGCTAGAGGAAAGGCGGAATGTCGCAGGAACATCTTTCTACTACTCCTCCCAATGAATCCTCGAGTAGAGAAGGGCTGGAGATAAGCCCCTTGCTCATCTCACTAGAAGCATTCTTGAGTGTTACTCAACAAGTCCAGACTCTTACCGACATGATGAAAACTATCACACCACTTCTTCCTTAGTTGACTTAATTAGCAACCTTGGCGTAATGACTCACCCTCGGATCGCTGACCGCACCTCTTCTTCCCGAAGTCCAATCGAGGAGTCCACGCTTCACCTTCCAAGGATCTCTTCAGCTAAGAGGGATGGGTGACTCCATGCCACACCTTCCAATGGCAAACTGTAGCGTTCCACTAAGCCGCATCAAAGCTTGGCCAGAGTCTAAGGCCCATTCTGACAACTCCTGGGAACCCTTGATGAGGTCCAATGGGGCCCCATAGCGGCCCCCGTGAGCTCTCACCTGGCGTCGCTAGAGCATAAACAATGGCTCGTGATGGTTCCTCGACCCCCTTGTTATGGCACGTTGCCTCATCCTCGATAGTGCCCCTCCAAGCCCCCTCGAGCTTCTACTCAACCTCCTTTACTCATAGATGAGCTAGCACTAGCTTTAAGTATAGCTCAGTAGTCCGAACCTCAACAGCCTTGCACCTCCGCCTCGTCCTTGGTGACGCCCTCCAAGCCTCTATAAGCCTCTCCTTTGCCTCAGTAGCCTTATACCTCTGCCTCATCTTTGGTAGCTTCCTCTGGGCCTCCACGAGCCTTTGCTCGACCGACCTCCTTTACTCATAAGTTAGTACCAGCTCTAGGAGTAGCTCAGTAGTCTGAACCTCAATAGCCCCATGCTTTCgctattagtcataggtgccctacaagccaatcacgtaagtaatgacatgtgtgacatgatacacattatttttatttattatattatttaataatttattattttatattatttattgtatatatatatatatatatatatatatatatatatatatagtgatgtccatgaatctatacaatgagaatcaaatcgtgatgagatcacgataatgagatcgattcacctttgaacatagactctaaataatcctagtcatcggttactcgagagagacatcgagataatcaaatAGATTGGTGCGttatatacttgtccatatgatggaggtaattggtctcatagctgctcgtgtggggatactagggctatagtgtaggtgctcattggagaatgagttcactgattgatccgctcatggaatgttggatggttaatgatacctcattatcagacagtgattttattgtcctagtggtgtacctagttcttagacttgagacactaaggatgtcttatatgagtactccactctttgataccgagctTATAGGttgggaagtttcagatctagcacagtagGTCATCGAAAGTGGCAATCAACCTTactagggctattgagtgtcgataaaggatcattcgcttttggtatcatgagaggaatatttcatgtattcttgctcagacaaatccctaaccatggttatttggattgagagagaaagagttcttcgggagaatccgattagagcaagactcaagtagaaaccgtatgggtctgataacaccatacccagtatatggtctctgggatattagatggatgagagactatagtacATGataacgacgtagtggcctagtatgtccataatcgataagtcgagtgaattattatttgtgaattattatgaagataataattcactaagccagaaggagttctgataggtatgacttacgactagcttgatattgggcctagagggtcacacacatatggtaggcattgcgacgagtagaggttcggatatgagatatttaccgaagctcctatcttattagatatccaataagcccatgaattattagatcctatgtatgagatccaataagagccaatgagagattattggatagagatccaccaaACTAAGAGGCCTGGGTAGtcagatgaagatccaatactcaataaaacaggatccattaaggttaagtagatatgagacctctataaataggaggaagccAAAGGCCCATAAGCCAAAGGCCCATAGGCCAAAGgcttcttggttgtcacctcctattctccttttccttctcctcctcagatagcaggtatgaagatttgggcagtgatttgaggagcatcgtcataatcatactatgtggatcaccgctagagaggagggcgcttgacttccttcatcctctcctacagatctgcagagattcagagatatatgatctccctagataaaacacaactatctcatatgtgGATTTAAGTTTCATAGGTTTATTCACACTAATCTTTGTCTGACGACaaacatatttttaaaaaatttaaggtttttattttttgttcttccactacacatgtgatgtcgcccccaaatttCCCTACATCTGCCTCATCCTCGTTAGCGCCAAGGGTAGCCTAAGGACCTAGGACTCAACAACCTTGTGCCTTTACCTCATCCTCAGCAATGCCAAGGATAGCCCAAGGAATCTAGCCTCAGCAACCCTACGCCTCTGCCTCGTTCTCAGCGGTGTCAATGATAGCTtagggatgttgaatctcggattttgatgataaaatcaattgatgggttaattgatctaatccatattattgagttaagtgtgcaggagtaactacgataaccaaaaaacacaaagcaagaataccggagtcaagttcgatggacgtttaagagtccgaagaatcctcggagatgctgccggaaccaaccgagaagaaatcgggaacctgtcggaattttcggaagttcgccgaagagatcgtcggaggttcacggagatcaccgagaaggctcggctactcgttaaagtcatcacaagttcgggagcttgctgggagtccgtcggaagaagttcgtcggaaagctcgccggaacaagactcgacgttcgcggttgaaaacttgcttaggatgtatttTGTCATGTAGTtctcttgtaattaggattaggattaagagataatcctatatcctggtcaggggccaactgggcccaaaattagacttggtttgggctaaatttgaagcccaacaagtgaaccgaagggtctggcagtggcaccgcctagcacccaagagctaggcggtggcaccgcctcggctgggcggtggcaccacccagcactgtcaatgtctgatagtgacaagcggtggcaccgccactgataggcggtggcaccaccagcatcaggaacccaaagagaattcaaattttggagcccaaatttgaatcctcttgaggcctataaatacccctcaaatctcagctgagattataactttttgagcagcaagtgtttgagagaaaggccttagaaaagtcttagctagtcttgttttcaatttgctagtgttcacctccttctttcttgctaaaaatctgtaagagagtgaaccgcttataaaaagttgtaagaggggtattcacccttccctttcaagagatttgctagtggaaggtgagagcctcatcgaagaggggcctcgcaagtggatgtaggtcatttgaccgaaccactgtaaaatcgacatgatctctggtttgcatttacttattgtcatttacattactgcaaaccatttacactttaatgctatactgctttgtctccgtcttacttatcccttcaagttaaaatgaaatcgaaacgattttaaacaaaaaaacgttacttttatcatacgaagttttcgaaaagtgtttaaatcgtgaaaagtttatcgcactttaccgctgcactaattcaccccccccccctcttagtgccgctccgatcctaacaagggaaTGAGGCCTTAGGCCCTATGCCCTCGCCTCATCCTTGGTGGCACCCTTCAAGACTCCATGAGCCTTTGCTCGGCTTCCTCTCATAGGTGAGCTAGCTCTAGCATTAGGGACCTAGGCCTCAATGGCCCTGTGCCCCCGTCTCATCCACAGCAATGCCCTCCAGGCCTCCATGAGCCTTTTCTTAACTCCCTTTGCTCATAAGTGAGCAAGCTCCAACATTAGGGACCCAGGTGATAAAGTGATAGAATGAAGAGTGAAAttgtaaaggtaaagagaaagcACATCTCAATTAGTGTCATAtaatgtctatttatacatagtgaaagagaggattttcctcTATTTATACATTGAAGCCTGACGAGAGTTGCTGCATTGATGGAAATAAGGCTTGTATGTGGGAAAGTACTATGGTTCCTTATAGGAACAACAACTGGAGCATCAGAGGTAGATAATGAGGACATATGGAAGTAGGTAAAAGGTTGCAGCGACGACAATGATCAGGGAagaagaggtggtggtggtgcagaTCAGTGTCACATGAGGAAGGTTGTTGGCAAACGAGGTCTTTGTTGAAGGAGAAGGTTAGCTTTGTATAAGACAGTTGCAGATCTTTGGGTAGCAGATCAGCAGTTAGGAATCTGGGCAGCGATGCAGTGATGCAGCAAGTGGCATGGAAAGGTTCCAAATGTTGCTTGCCGAGGCGAAGGTGGAGCAGGACACAGTGGCTGCCCCAATCACTGATCAAAGGCAGCGGGAGAGAACTACAAAGATTGTTCGGTAATAACAGAAAGGGATGGTAGGCCTGCACCAAGACAAGGTCCTCTCCAGGACCAAGACATGACCCGACAGGAGCGTATCCGTAGGAAGATCAAAACGCTGCCATAGgatgctgttgaatctcatattttgatgatgaaactacttgatatatgtttatgatttaatctgcgttttgagtgacgcaggatgcctcgatcaggatgagacaattaaagcaggaaaatcatgttgtgccggaggaacatgttagaagattggacgtcgggccggtggatcggtcgatgtatcgacaaaaggcttcgggtcgtggactcgggcatcgggccaagaagagcgggtattgtgccaaggatatcggagttgcggagtcaactggtcgattgggcaataggctgtaggaaaggacgatgcaccgaagaatcggacgaagtgtcgagggaccaatgacatgccggacaacttggttaattgcttaggattaattgtcttgatcgaagtttttgttttgagtgtgcaggattaactacgatggaagaaagacatgcagtaggagttacgccggagtcaagacaatgatcacgttgggagttcgagagttctacggaagttcggacggtcgtcggaggttctgcgagaacaaatccgagaagtccaggagcttgccaaagaagctcgtcggaactcaccaagtggatcgtcgcaagtccaggagtttgccagaagtccgcaggagcatcaccgagggttcatcggatgatcgacggaagttcaccggaagctcgccgaaagaagcgattgacgtactggagcaagttgcagtaaatgtcttagaaaataattgtagttagcacaatgattaagttagaaataggaggtaattccattaacttaatcttggggcaatcgggcccctgaaagacccaaattgggccgaatgaatcaacccattcggacctgaaatagtgctaggaggtagcaccgccagggtaggaggtagcaccgcccaggaggcaatctccgagagagactgggcggtgcaaccgccccagccaggaggtagcaccgcctgggctcagtctccgagcgagactgggcggtgcaaccgctcctgacaagaggtggcaccgcttgagctcagtcttcgagctctggcaggtggtgcaaccgcctcagtcaagaggtgcaatcgcctgagctcagtctttgagctctggcaggaggtgcaaccgcccctgataggaggtggcaccgcccagaggctcagtcttcgagctctgccaagcggtgcaactgctccagtca of the Musa acuminata AAA Group cultivar baxijiao chromosome BXJ2-10, Cavendish_Baxijiao_AAA, whole genome shotgun sequence genome contains:
- the LOC135580780 gene encoding pentatricopeptide repeat-containing protein At3g42630-like isoform X1, with translation MATQPLHPRLCAASPPPIFLPRASASRRSWVPPLRRGPPNRKMIHGRSLNDRFLGNKDYAALVKAVIVNEEPDIAFQLVNELKSKGFKPGCDVLSGLMLCYAKNGFFMQAQVLWGEIINSSFEPRIEVIWDLMKAYAQMGQFDEITRIVHETTLRNFGFGPEVYTMAVSCFGKAGQLRLMEEAVKEMVSRGFKVNSVSGNAYVKYYSIYGSLEDMESAYERLKKSRILIEKGAIRAMASAYINQRQFYKFGEFLRDVGLGRRNVGNLLWNLLLLSYAANFKMKSLQREFLGMLDAGFSPDISTFNIRALAYSRMSMFWDLHLSIQHMRYKRVIPDLVTYGCIVDAFLERRLARNISFELGKLDVEATPIMLTDPLVFEVFGKGDFHSNSEALLKSTRQRDWTYSKLLAIYLKKQYRRNQIFWNY
- the LOC135580780 gene encoding pentatricopeptide repeat-containing protein At3g42630-like isoform X2 yields the protein MIHGRSLNDRFLGNKDYAALVKAVIVNEEPDIAFQLVNELKSKGFKPGCDVLSGLMLCYAKNGFFMQAQVLWGEIINSSFEPRIEVIWDLMKAYAQMGQFDEITRIVHETTLRNFGFGPEVYTMAVSCFGKAGQLRLMEEAVKEMVSRGFKVNSVSGNAYVKYYSIYGSLEDMESAYERLKKSRILIEKGAIRAMASAYINQRQFYKFGEFLRDVGLGRRNVGNLLWNLLLLSYAANFKMKSLQREFLGMLDAGFSPDISTFNIRALAYSRMSMFWDLHLSIQHMRYKRVIPDLVTYGCIVDAFLERRLARNISFELGKLDVEATPIMLTDPLVFEVFGKGDFHSNSEALLKSTRQRDWTYSKLLAIYLKKQYRRNQIFWNY